A region of Massilia sp. WG5 DNA encodes the following proteins:
- a CDS encoding acetate/propionate family kinase, translated as MADLILVLNAGSSSLKFRAYDAKMNGGGSAPQPLLRGQIEGLYTEPHFSVSNAAGDRRDQHSWTPGTQLGHEGAIGYIGDFLRSHREGHRLVAVGHRVVHGGLRFTRPTPITPEVVDELAALVPLAPLHQPHNLAPIRVLARQRPDVPQVACFDTAFHHTQPEEAAAFALPLEITARGVRRYGFHGLSYEYVASRLPDLAPAAAQGRTVVAHLGNGASMCALRAGRSIASTMGFTAVDGLVMGTRCGSVDAGVILYLMDELKMDTRAVEDLIYKRSGLLGVSGISSDMRTLLASDDPRARFAVELFTYRIGRELGSLAAALGGLDALVFTGGIGERAASIRDRVCRQAAWLGVGLDPAANEANGPRIGSDGSRVQAWVIPTDEEQMIARHTFATVLQGGRS; from the coding sequence ATGGCCGACCTGATCCTGGTGCTGAACGCCGGCTCCTCGAGCCTGAAGTTCCGCGCCTATGATGCAAAGATGAACGGCGGCGGCAGCGCGCCCCAGCCGCTCCTGCGCGGCCAGATCGAGGGCCTGTATACCGAGCCGCACTTCTCGGTGTCCAACGCGGCCGGCGACCGCCGCGACCAACACAGCTGGACGCCGGGCACCCAGCTGGGACATGAGGGCGCGATCGGCTACATCGGCGACTTCCTGCGCAGCCACCGCGAAGGCCACCGCCTGGTCGCGGTCGGCCACAGGGTGGTGCATGGCGGGCTGCGCTTCACCCGGCCGACCCCGATCACCCCCGAGGTGGTCGACGAGCTGGCGGCCCTGGTGCCGCTGGCGCCGCTGCACCAGCCGCACAACCTGGCGCCGATCCGCGTGCTGGCGCGGCAGCGGCCGGACGTGCCGCAGGTGGCCTGCTTCGACACCGCCTTCCATCACACCCAGCCGGAAGAGGCGGCCGCCTTCGCGCTGCCGCTCGAAATCACCGCGCGCGGCGTGCGCCGCTATGGTTTCCATGGCCTGTCCTACGAGTACGTCGCCAGCCGCCTGCCGGACCTGGCGCCGGCGGCGGCGCAGGGCCGCACCGTCGTCGCCCACCTGGGCAATGGCGCCAGCATGTGCGCGCTGCGCGCCGGGCGCAGCATCGCCAGCACGATGGGCTTCACCGCCGTCGACGGGCTGGTGATGGGCACCCGCTGCGGCAGCGTCGACGCCGGCGTGATCCTGTACCTCATGGACGAACTGAAGATGGACACCCGCGCGGTCGAGGACCTGATCTACAAGCGCTCCGGCCTGCTGGGCGTGTCCGGCATCTCGAGCGACATGCGGACCCTGCTGGCTAGCGACGATCCGCGCGCCCGCTTCGCCGTCGAGCTGTTCACCTACCGCATCGGGCGCGAGCTCGGTTCGCTGGCGGCGGCCCTGGGCGGTCTCGATGCGTTGGTGTTCACCGGCGGCATCGGCGAGCGCGCCGCATCGATCCGCGATCGGGTCTGCCGCCAGGCGGCCTGGCTCGGCGTCGGGCTCGACCCGGCCGCCAACGAGGCGAACGGGCCGCGCATCGGCAGCGACGGCAGCCGGGTCCAGGCCTGGGTGATCCCGACCGATGAAGAGCAGATGATCGCGCGGCATACCTTCGCCACCGTGCTGCAGGGAGGCCGATCGTGA
- a CDS encoding CoA transferase subunit A: MKTVSLDKAVELIPDGASVMVGGFMGVGTPERVMDELVRQGRRGLTVIANDTARPGRGIGKLISGGVASRAIVSHIGLNPETQKKMIAGELEVELVPQGTLIERIRAGGFGLGGVLTPTGVGTLVEEGKRKLDIDGAQYLVEPALRADFALVESFLADYYGNLTYALTARNFNPVIAMAARTLIVDACHIVPVGMIPPDQVVTPAVLVDYVVAH; encoded by the coding sequence GTGAAAACCGTGTCCCTGGACAAGGCGGTCGAACTGATCCCCGATGGCGCCAGCGTCATGGTCGGCGGCTTCATGGGCGTGGGCACGCCCGAGCGCGTGATGGACGAGCTGGTGCGCCAGGGCCGGCGCGGACTGACCGTGATCGCCAACGACACCGCGCGCCCCGGCCGCGGGATCGGCAAGCTGATCTCGGGCGGGGTGGCCAGCCGCGCCATCGTCAGCCACATCGGCCTGAACCCGGAAACCCAGAAGAAGATGATCGCCGGCGAACTCGAGGTCGAACTGGTGCCGCAGGGGACGCTGATCGAGCGCATCCGCGCCGGCGGCTTCGGCCTGGGGGGCGTGCTGACCCCGACCGGGGTCGGCACCCTGGTCGAGGAGGGCAAGCGCAAGCTCGACATCGACGGCGCCCAGTACCTGGTCGAGCCGGCCTTGAGAGCCGATTTCGCCCTGGTCGAATCCTTCCTGGCCGACTACTACGGCAACCTGACCTATGCGCTCACGGCGCGCAACTTCAATCCGGTGATCGCGATGGCGGCGCGCACCCTGATCGTCGACGCCTGCCACATCGTGCCGGTCGGGATGATCCCGCCCGACCAGGTGGTGACGCCGGCGGTGCTGGTCGACTACGTGGTCGCCCACTAG
- a CDS encoding 3-oxoacid CoA-transferase subunit B — MDPQTLIARRIAQELKPGMLVNLGVGIPTLVANYVPAGMRIYFQSENGLIGTGPIPEEGMTEALLTDAAGQPVSALPGACTFDTAMSFGLIRGGHLDVTVLGGLQVDQRGLLANWTIPGKMVPGMGGAMDLVTGARRVIVAMQHTAKGASKIVKECTLPLTSIRPVDLVVTEMAVIAFENGAALLRETAPGVSVQQVLDATGAALVIPGEVPQMPIDEGANT; from the coding sequence ATGGATCCGCAAACCCTGATCGCCAGGCGCATCGCGCAGGAACTCAAGCCGGGCATGCTGGTGAACCTCGGCGTCGGCATTCCGACCCTGGTCGCCAACTACGTCCCGGCCGGCATGCGCATCTATTTCCAGTCCGAGAACGGCCTGATCGGCACCGGCCCGATCCCCGAGGAGGGGATGACCGAAGCCCTGCTGACCGACGCCGCCGGCCAGCCGGTCAGCGCCCTGCCGGGCGCCTGCACCTTCGATACCGCGATGTCCTTCGGCCTGATCCGCGGCGGCCACCTGGACGTGACCGTGCTCGGCGGCCTGCAGGTCGACCAGCGCGGCCTGCTGGCCAACTGGACGATCCCCGGCAAGATGGTGCCCGGCATGGGCGGCGCGATGGACCTGGTCACCGGCGCCAGGCGCGTGATCGTGGCCATGCAGCATACCGCCAAGGGCGCCTCGAAGATCGTCAAGGAATGCACGCTGCCGCTGACCTCGATCCGGCCGGTCGACCTGGTGGTGACCGAAATGGCCGTGATCGCGTTCGAGAACGGCGCGGCGCTGTTGCGCGAGACCGCCCCCGGGGTATCGGTGCAGCAGGTACTGGACGCCACCGGCGCCGCGCTCGTGATTCCCGGCGAAGTCCCGCAAATGCCAATT
- a CDS encoding DUF3141 domain-containing protein yields MDAGTQIARSADIGTKVSLLLRRRGETAVTQFKERVTGVLDGDAEPGHGKVPALLATAANPWNAWNYSVDAAQRAILFWDTLRRRGNEFVESAVHGLQPALHFDSETVLDGRGFERPVNYALLRIEPPEGVTVDAKRRPYLIIDPRAGHGPGIGGFKDDSQVGVALRAGHPVYFVIFFRDPEPGQTMLDVCAAEQRFVRKVRELHPDSPKPAIIGNCQGGWAAMMLSSSSPEDTGPIVINGAPMSYWGGAWSEGEGDNPMRYSGGLLGGTWLSSMTADLGNGKFDGAWLVHNFERLNPANSLWGKYYNLYANIDTEPARFLEFERWWGGFYLMNREEIEWITQNLFVGNKLWSGDVKSASGQAFDLRDIRSPIILFASMGDNITPPQQAFNWVADLYGSTEEIKARGQVIVGLVHQDIGHLGIFVSGKVAKKEHAQIVSVLQTIERLPPGLYAMDINRKPGADTQPEYEVEFRERQLEDVVQRLNRFEREDEKPFEAVETISAFNQRAYELFARPLVQAMSNEFTAEMLRRFHPLRMQHWMLSDLNPWLAWLRPAADAVRAQRRGVEPDHPLRGLEHIGAEILSATLDLYRGLRDAGTEAAFFGVYANMYNVYLAGRQQPELPAPPEPRDLPFVKEALASIAEGGYPEAVARIGYLLMRKDEPLPLARLQTTDELAHDYAALLPQVAPDQFRRIRGEQEIIARYEPEQAIATLAQLLADPGDRVKLLTLLDKLMADQRVQAAQPTGQQLDMLGRIRGVLAPRQPSERRHTPAATRPSGERRRLAAGAQAVTR; encoded by the coding sequence ATGGATGCCGGAACCCAGATCGCGCGCAGCGCGGACATCGGCACGAAAGTCAGCCTGTTGCTGCGCAGGCGGGGCGAGACAGCGGTCACGCAATTCAAGGAGCGGGTGACGGGGGTGCTGGACGGGGACGCCGAGCCCGGCCACGGCAAGGTCCCGGCGCTGCTGGCCACGGCGGCGAATCCCTGGAATGCCTGGAACTACTCGGTCGATGCGGCGCAGCGCGCGATCCTGTTCTGGGACACGCTGCGCCGGCGCGGCAACGAGTTCGTCGAAAGCGCCGTGCACGGCCTGCAGCCGGCGCTGCACTTCGATTCCGAGACGGTGCTCGACGGACGCGGTTTCGAACGACCCGTCAATTACGCGCTGTTGCGGATCGAGCCGCCCGAAGGCGTGACGGTCGACGCGAAGCGGCGGCCCTATCTGATCATCGACCCGCGCGCCGGCCACGGCCCCGGCATCGGCGGCTTCAAGGACGACTCGCAGGTGGGGGTGGCGCTGCGCGCCGGGCATCCGGTGTATTTCGTGATCTTCTTCCGCGATCCCGAGCCCGGCCAGACCATGCTGGACGTGTGCGCGGCGGAACAGCGCTTCGTGCGCAAGGTGCGCGAACTGCATCCGGACAGCCCGAAGCCCGCCATCATCGGCAACTGCCAGGGCGGCTGGGCCGCCATGATGCTCAGCTCCTCCTCGCCGGAAGACACCGGCCCGATCGTGATCAACGGCGCGCCCATGTCCTACTGGGGCGGTGCCTGGAGCGAAGGGGAGGGCGACAACCCGATGCGCTACAGCGGCGGCCTGCTCGGCGGCACCTGGCTGTCGTCGATGACGGCGGACCTCGGCAACGGCAAGTTCGACGGCGCCTGGCTGGTGCACAACTTCGAGCGCCTGAACCCCGCCAATTCGCTGTGGGGCAAGTATTACAACCTCTACGCCAACATCGATACGGAGCCGGCGCGCTTCCTCGAGTTCGAGCGCTGGTGGGGCGGCTTCTACCTGATGAACCGCGAAGAGATCGAATGGATCACGCAGAATCTCTTCGTCGGCAACAAGCTGTGGAGCGGCGACGTCAAGTCGGCCAGCGGCCAGGCCTTCGACCTGCGCGACATCCGCTCGCCGATCATCCTGTTCGCCTCGATGGGCGACAACATCACCCCGCCGCAGCAGGCCTTCAACTGGGTGGCCGACCTGTACGGCAGCACCGAGGAGATCAAGGCGCGCGGCCAGGTGATCGTCGGCCTGGTGCACCAGGATATCGGCCACCTCGGCATCTTCGTCTCGGGCAAGGTGGCGAAGAAGGAGCATGCCCAGATCGTCTCGGTGCTGCAGACCATCGAGCGCCTGCCGCCCGGGCTGTACGCGATGGATATCAACCGGAAGCCCGGCGCGGACACCCAGCCGGAATACGAAGTGGAGTTCCGCGAACGCCAGCTCGAGGACGTGGTGCAGCGGCTCAACCGCTTCGAGCGCGAGGACGAGAAGCCCTTCGAAGCGGTCGAGACGATCTCGGCGTTCAACCAGCGCGCCTACGAACTGTTCGCCCGGCCGCTGGTGCAGGCGATGTCGAACGAATTCACGGCGGAGATGCTGCGCCGCTTCCATCCCTTGCGGATGCAGCACTGGATGCTGTCGGACCTGAACCCGTGGCTGGCCTGGCTGCGGCCGGCCGCCGATGCCGTGCGCGCGCAGCGCCGCGGCGTCGAACCCGACCACCCGCTGCGCGGGCTGGAGCACATCGGCGCCGAGATCCTGAGCGCCACGCTCGACCTCTACCGCGGACTGCGCGACGCCGGCACCGAAGCCGCCTTCTTCGGCGTGTACGCGAACATGTACAACGTCTACCTGGCCGGCCGCCAGCAACCCGAACTGCCGGCGCCGCCCGAGCCGCGCGACCTGCCTTTCGTGAAGGAGGCGCTGGCGTCGATTGCCGAAGGCGGCTACCCGGAAGCGGTGGCCCGCATCGGCTACCTGCTGATGCGCAAGGACGAACCCTTGCCGCTGGCCCGCCTGCAGACCACGGACGAGCTGGCGCACGACTACGCGGCGCTGCTGCCCCAGGTCGCGCCGGACCAGTTCCGCCGCATCCGCGGCGAACAGGAGATCATCGCGCGCTACGAGCCGGAACAGGCGATCGCCACGCTGGCGCAGTTGCTGGCCGATCCCGGCGACCGCGTGAAACTGCTGACCCTCCTCGACAAGCTGATGGCGGACCAGCGGGTGCAGGCGGCGCAGCCGACCGGGCAGCAGCTGGACATGCTGGGCCGCATTCGCGGCGTGCTGGCGCCGCGGCAGCCCAGCGAGCGCCGTCACACGCCCGCGGCCACGCGTCCCAGCGGCGAGCGCCGCCGCCTTGCGGCAGGGGCGCAGGCCGTGACCAGGTAA
- a CDS encoding PAS domain S-box protein has translation MHHPKFSSEPARLAALDSLDVLDTPAEQRFDRFTRLAALSFRVPIALVSLVDENRQWFKSRCGLDVSEMPRSLAFCSHAVALGGMLVVEDASRDPRFADNPLVTGAPHIRFYAGQPLFCDGQPVGTLCIIDRAPRTLSDAERQALRDLADLAEVELNHVRVATARLIAEQALKSLNTELEQRVAERTAELERKVGELSQEIALRKEVEVSLQHSVEWNRTIVSSSWSGFIGADADGRVVEWNASAERIFGWPRAQALGRSLSELIVPPAYRTAHEAGMRRYLEAGDGTMQNRKLELPALTASGRQIMVEMTISSYGWKGRRCFGAFLNDISERIRTRQQLEEKQELLDTMLESTDVAIVACDAVGNLSLFNPAARTILGREMKTIVPAEWSQYYAMYHVDGRTPLAMDEVPLVRALKGETIRDEAMVVAQDGGAPRTLLVCGRPLRGASGRPLGAMVAMKDITEINASRARLEVSERRLRAITENLPALIGKVNAANEFVFLNGRALQSYGKRADELLGRDIARAYRPKDYARLVPHIARVVAGEPAFFEYVARTRGREQHYQCCLVPQRTRDGQPDGFFAMAFDITERKEGELRLAESEERLRTITDNVPVLIAHLDGERRYVFANAVHQSWLGKPAQQILGKTMEEAFGADYLAPQAAALEQAWRGHASQCEHEIVRKKHTRIAHTTFLPQLRDGQVVGVYVLTLDATASRMHERSLHALAHTDSLTGLPNRRHFENVLRGARPAQRPGRGAALLYLDVDHFKQINDRYGHAVGDAVLVEFARRLRGSVRSSDLVSRRAGDEFTVLLHEVSGEADVELVARKILAAMREPFELAAVVLQVGTSIGAALADQPDPAPERLLDAADRALYAAKEGGRNTYAMLRLGRSQTHSLALAHG, from the coding sequence ATGCACCATCCCAAATTTTCTTCCGAACCTGCCCGCCTTGCCGCACTCGACTCGCTGGATGTCCTCGACACGCCGGCGGAGCAGCGTTTCGACCGCTTCACGCGCCTGGCCGCGCTGAGCTTCCGCGTGCCGATCGCGCTGGTCTCGCTGGTCGACGAAAACCGCCAGTGGTTCAAGTCGCGCTGCGGCCTCGACGTGTCGGAAATGCCGCGCTCGCTCGCCTTCTGCAGCCATGCGGTGGCGCTGGGCGGGATGCTGGTGGTCGAAGACGCCAGCCGGGATCCGCGCTTCGCCGACAATCCGCTGGTGACCGGGGCGCCGCACATCCGCTTCTATGCCGGCCAGCCGTTGTTCTGCGACGGCCAGCCGGTCGGCACGCTGTGCATCATCGACCGCGCACCGCGCACCCTGAGCGACGCCGAACGGCAGGCCCTGCGCGACCTGGCCGACCTGGCCGAGGTCGAACTGAACCACGTGAGGGTCGCCACCGCCCGCCTGATTGCCGAGCAGGCCCTGAAGTCCCTGAACACCGAACTCGAACAGCGCGTCGCCGAGCGCACCGCCGAACTCGAACGCAAGGTCGGCGAGCTGTCGCAGGAAATCGCGCTGCGCAAGGAAGTCGAGGTCTCGCTGCAGCACAGCGTGGAGTGGAACCGCACCATCGTCTCCTCTTCCTGGAGCGGCTTCATCGGCGCCGATGCCGACGGCCGCGTGGTCGAATGGAATGCCTCGGCCGAGCGCATCTTCGGCTGGCCGCGCGCGCAGGCGCTGGGGCGCAGCCTGTCCGAGCTGATCGTGCCGCCGGCCTACCGCACCGCCCACGAGGCCGGCATGCGGCGCTACCTGGAAGCCGGCGACGGGACGATGCAGAACCGCAAGCTCGAGCTGCCGGCGCTGACCGCGAGCGGACGCCAGATCATGGTCGAAATGACCATCAGCAGCTACGGATGGAAGGGCCGGCGCTGCTTCGGCGCCTTCCTGAACGACATCTCCGAGCGCATCCGCACCCGCCAGCAGCTGGAAGAGAAACAGGAGCTGCTGGACACCATGCTGGAATCGACCGACGTCGCGATCGTCGCCTGCGACGCGGTCGGCAACCTGTCGCTGTTCAATCCCGCGGCCCGGACCATCCTCGGACGCGAGATGAAGACCATCGTGCCGGCCGAGTGGTCGCAGTATTACGCGATGTACCACGTCGACGGCCGCACGCCGCTGGCGATGGACGAGGTGCCGCTGGTGCGCGCGCTGAAGGGCGAGACCATCCGCGACGAGGCGATGGTGGTCGCGCAGGACGGCGGCGCGCCGCGCACCCTGCTGGTTTGCGGCCGCCCCCTGCGCGGCGCCTCCGGCCGTCCGCTCGGGGCGATGGTGGCGATGAAGGACATCACCGAGATCAACGCGTCGCGCGCCCGGCTCGAAGTCAGCGAACGTCGCCTGCGCGCCATCACCGAGAACCTGCCGGCGCTGATCGGCAAGGTGAATGCGGCCAACGAATTCGTGTTCCTGAACGGCCGCGCCCTGCAGTCCTACGGCAAGCGCGCCGACGAGCTGCTCGGCCGCGACATCGCCCGCGCCTACCGCCCCAAGGACTATGCGCGGCTGGTTCCGCACATCGCCAGGGTGGTGGCCGGCGAGCCGGCCTTCTTCGAATACGTCGCCCGCACCAGGGGGCGCGAGCAGCATTACCAGTGCTGCCTGGTCCCGCAGCGCACCCGCGACGGCCAGCCGGACGGCTTCTTCGCGATGGCCTTCGACATCACCGAGCGCAAGGAGGGCGAACTGCGCCTGGCCGAGAGTGAGGAAAGGCTGCGCACCATCACCGACAACGTGCCGGTGCTGATCGCCCACCTCGACGGCGAGCGCCGCTACGTGTTCGCCAACGCCGTGCACCAGTCGTGGCTGGGCAAGCCGGCGCAGCAAATCCTCGGCAAGACGATGGAAGAAGCCTTCGGCGCCGACTACCTGGCGCCGCAGGCGGCAGCGCTGGAACAGGCCTGGCGCGGCCACGCGTCGCAGTGCGAGCACGAGATCGTGCGCAAGAAGCACACCCGCATCGCGCACACGACCTTCCTGCCGCAGCTGCGCGACGGCCAGGTGGTCGGCGTGTACGTACTGACCCTGGACGCCACCGCCTCGCGCATGCACGAGCGCAGCCTGCACGCGCTGGCCCACACCGACAGCCTGACCGGCCTGCCGAACCGGCGCCACTTCGAAAACGTCCTGCGGGGCGCCCGGCCCGCGCAACGCCCGGGGCGCGGCGCCGCCCTGCTGTACCTGGACGTCGACCACTTCAAGCAGATCAACGACCGCTACGGCCACGCCGTCGGCGATGCGGTGCTGGTCGAGTTCGCGCGCCGCCTGCGCGGCTCGGTGCGCAGTTCGGACCTGGTCTCGCGCAGGGCCGGCGACGAATTCACGGTGCTGCTGCACGAGGTTAGCGGCGAGGCCGACGTCGAGCTGGTGGCGCGCAAGATCCTCGCCGCGATGCGCGAGCCCTTCGAGCTGGCGGCGGTGGTGCTGCAGGTCGGGACCTCGATCGGGGCCGCACTGGCGGACCAGCCCGATCCGGCGCCGGAACGCCTGCTCGACGCCGCCGATCGCGCCCTGTACGCGGCCAAGGAAGGCGGACGCAACACCTACGCGATGCTGCGCCTGGGCCGCAGCCAGACGCACAGCCTGGCCCTGGCGCACGGCTGA
- a CDS encoding phosphate acetyltransferase, which yields MENKHEKYQRLIDYCRALPPLPTAVVHPCDQSSLAGAAEAAQLGLIAPILCGPAERIRAVAQQYGIPIGDYPIVDAPYSEAAAEAAVRLVREGKAEALMKGSLHTDELMGAVVRRDAGLRTGRRVSHCFVMAVPDHEDPLIITDAAVNIAPTLEEKRDILQNAIDLAHAMLFKEVRVAILSAMENVNPKVPSTIEAAALCKMVDRKQVTGALVDGPLALDNAIDPEAARIKGIESPVAGRANVLLVPDLEAGNMLAKSLSFLAGADAAGIVLGARVPIILTSRADSVMTRQASCAVAVLVAKARREQQPIG from the coding sequence ATGGAAAACAAGCACGAGAAGTACCAGCGCCTGATCGATTACTGCCGCGCGCTGCCGCCGCTGCCGACCGCCGTCGTGCATCCTTGCGACCAGAGTTCGCTGGCGGGCGCGGCCGAAGCGGCGCAATTGGGCCTGATCGCGCCGATCCTGTGCGGCCCGGCCGAGCGCATCCGCGCGGTGGCGCAGCAGTACGGTATCCCGATCGGCGATTACCCGATCGTCGACGCGCCCTACAGCGAGGCCGCGGCCGAGGCGGCGGTCAGGCTGGTCCGCGAAGGCAAGGCCGAAGCCCTGATGAAGGGCAGCCTGCATACCGACGAACTGATGGGCGCCGTGGTCAGGCGCGATGCCGGCCTGCGCACCGGGCGCCGCGTCAGCCATTGCTTCGTGATGGCGGTGCCGGACCATGAGGATCCGCTGATCATCACCGACGCCGCGGTGAACATCGCCCCGACGCTCGAGGAAAAGCGCGACATCCTGCAGAACGCGATCGACCTCGCGCATGCCATGCTGTTCAAGGAGGTGCGGGTCGCGATCCTGTCGGCGATGGAGAACGTCAATCCCAAGGTGCCGTCGACGATCGAAGCGGCGGCCCTGTGCAAGATGGTCGACCGCAAGCAGGTGACCGGCGCGCTGGTCGACGGCCCGCTGGCCCTGGACAACGCGATCGACCCGGAAGCCGCCCGGATCAAGGGCATCGAATCGCCGGTGGCCGGGCGCGCCAACGTGCTGCTGGTGCCGGACCTGGAAGCGGGGAACATGCTGGCCAAGAGCCTGTCCTTCCTGGCCGGGGCCGACGCGGCCGGCATCGTGCTGGGCGCGCGCGTGCCGATCATCCTGACCAGCCGCGCCGATTCGGTCATGACCCGGCAGGCCTCCTGTGCGGTGGCGGTGCTGGTGGCCAAGGCGCGGCGCGAGCAGCAGCCGATCGGGTGA